A section of the Subtercola frigoramans genome encodes:
- the trxA gene encoding thioredoxin gives MSTATAVTDASFEADVLNSEETILVDFWAEWCGPCRAVSPILDQIAAEHSDKIKIVKLNVDENPQTAAKYQITSIPAMKVYRGGEVVKTIIGAKPKAALENDLVDYLG, from the coding sequence ATGTCAACCGCAACAGCAGTAACCGATGCGAGCTTCGAAGCCGATGTGCTCAACTCTGAAGAGACCATCCTGGTCGACTTCTGGGCCGAGTGGTGCGGCCCGTGCCGCGCCGTGTCGCCCATCCTCGACCAGATCGCTGCAGAGCACTCCGACAAGATCAAGATCGTCAAGCTGAACGTCGATGAGAACCCCCAGACCGCGGCCAAATACCAGATCACGTCGATTCCGGCGATGAAGGTGTACCGGGGCGGAGAAGTCGTCAAGACGATCATCGGCGCCAAGCCCAAAGCGGCACTCGAGAACGACCTCGTCGACTACCTCGGCTGA
- the trxB gene encoding thioredoxin-disulfide reductase, translating to MRQIIIIGSGPAGFTAAIYAARAGLQPLLIASSVEAGGELMKTTEVENFPGFPEGIQGPELMTRLQEQAEKFGTEVLLDDVTSVDFSGDIKKVSTGYSGDFEAQAVIFSTGSAYRKLGIDDEERLSGRGVSWCATCDGFFFKTKTIAVVGGGDSAMEEATFLTRFAEKVYLVHRKDSLRASKIMQERAFANEKIEFVFNSAVVGIRGENTVEALTLENTVTGELSELPVQGLFVAIGNDPRTHLVHGQLDLTASGTIAVDGRSSKTNIAGVFAAGDVIDDTYRQAATAAASGTVAALDAEHYLAGLAEAHAIAELREAEAEIELIRSS from the coding sequence ATGAGACAGATAATCATCATTGGGTCTGGCCCTGCCGGGTTCACCGCGGCCATCTATGCGGCGCGCGCGGGTCTTCAGCCGTTGCTCATCGCCTCGAGCGTCGAAGCCGGCGGCGAACTCATGAAGACCACCGAGGTGGAGAACTTCCCCGGGTTCCCCGAGGGTATCCAGGGCCCCGAGCTGATGACCAGGCTCCAGGAGCAGGCTGAGAAGTTCGGCACCGAGGTGCTCCTCGACGACGTGACGAGTGTGGACTTCAGCGGTGACATCAAAAAGGTGTCCACGGGCTACAGCGGGGACTTCGAGGCACAGGCCGTCATCTTCTCGACCGGGTCTGCCTACCGCAAACTGGGCATCGATGACGAGGAGCGCCTGAGTGGTCGCGGCGTCTCCTGGTGCGCCACCTGCGACGGTTTCTTCTTCAAGACCAAGACGATCGCGGTTGTCGGCGGCGGCGACTCTGCCATGGAGGAGGCCACCTTCCTGACCCGTTTCGCCGAGAAGGTGTACCTGGTTCATCGCAAAGACAGCCTGCGGGCATCCAAGATCATGCAGGAGCGCGCGTTCGCCAACGAGAAGATCGAATTCGTCTTCAATTCGGCCGTCGTGGGCATCCGCGGCGAGAACACTGTTGAAGCGCTGACACTCGAAAACACTGTCACGGGCGAATTGAGCGAACTCCCGGTGCAGGGGCTGTTCGTGGCCATCGGCAATGACCCGCGAACCCATCTCGTGCACGGCCAGCTCGACCTCACGGCGTCGGGAACGATCGCTGTCGACGGTCGCTCATCGAAGACCAATATCGCCGGCGTCTTCGCTGCAGGTGACGTCATCGACGACACCTATCGGCAGGCTGCCACCGCGGCGGCCTCAGGAACGGTCGCAGCGCTCGACGCCGAACACTACCTGGCCGGCCTCGCCGAGGCACATGCGATCGCAGAACTGCGCGAGGCCGAAGCTGAGATCGAGCTCATCCGGTCCTCCTGA